AAGCAGTTTCGGTCGGCCAGGCGTATATGCAGGCGATGTTCGCAAATGATCGAAGCGTGCGGCAGCAGACGGCTGCGATTATGCGGGAAGTGTGCGCATCGCGATCGGATTTGTATGCATCCGTATTGAACCGGATTGCCGGTTTCCGGCTCGATGTGTACCGGCAGCGGGGCTGGGATAATCTCCTGAAAGAGCTGCTGGAACAAAACCGCATCCAAGAGGAGTCCCTGCAGGCGATGTTGGCGGCGATTCAACGGAACAGCGACTGCATCCGGACGTATCTGAAACGGAAAGCGGAAGTGGACGGGCTTGATCGGCTGGCGTGGTATGACCTCGCCGCACCAAGTTTCAAGACGGAAGAAACGGTTCCTTATGAAGAAGCCGTGCGGATCATTACAAATCAGTTTCACCGCTTCAGCCCCAAACTGGGCGAGTTTGCAGATTATGCGTTCACTGCCCGCTGGATTGAAGCGGAAAATCGCAAAGGTAAAGGGGAAGGCGGATTTTGCGCATCTCTTCCGCTTTCAAAGGAAAGCCGGATTTTCCTGACTTACCGGGATACATACCAGGATGTCATCGTGATCGCGCATGAGCTCGGACATGCGTATCATAATTTCATCCTTCATGAAGAACCTGCCTTCGCCCGTGCGAAGGGGACAAGTGTCGCGGAAACGGCTTCCACATTCCTGGAGAACCTTGTGCTCGACGCTGCAATCGACGGAGTGGAAAGCGACCGGGAAAAGCTGGCTCTTCTTGAAATGAAAATTTCCAATGCGATTCAGTATGCCGGAATGCTTCCGAATGTGTTCCGCTTCGAGCAAAAGTTGTATGAAAAGCGAAAAGCGGGTCTGGTATCGGTCGAGGAAATTAGGCAGCTGCTAAAGGCGGAAGAGAATACCTTGTACGAAGGGATCGTCGAGGACTTGAACGACCATATCTGGATGTATACCTCCCATTTTTATGATACGAAGACACCTTTCTATAATATTCCGTACACGATCGGGTATCTGTTCTCGAATGGCATTTATTCGTTAGCGAAAGAAAAAGGGACGGCCTTCGTCGATCGCTATGACGAGCTGCTGCGTCATTCCGGCCGCATGACGATGGAACAATTGGCGATGGAATACCTGGGAGAAGATTTGACCCAGCCGGCGTTTTGGGACAAAGCATTGCGGCCGGTTCAGGAAGCGGTGGCGGAATACATCCGGCTGACGGACAAGCTGCAGCCATAGAAGCTGCCGGCCGTTGTTCCAATCCCTGTGTGACGCGATTTGCCCGGGACAGGCCGAATTTCTTGTTTCTTCAGATAAAAAACCGGGAATTATAAGCGTAGAGGTGATTCCAATGAAAAAAGACAAATGGGCTGAAGAGACATATGATAACCGGGAAATCCGGGAAGAGTATGGACGGATCATCAGTCAGAAGTCAGCAGAGCAGGAGAAATTGGAACTGGCCGATGGGGCAACGGAAATTCCGACCCATGACCTGGATATGGAAATGTCAGATGAAGAGATCAAAAAACGAGTCGGTTCGGGCAATTTCAAAACAGCAAAAGATGACCGCAATCAGCAATCGATCAACAGCTGAGCCGGCAACTTGCGCATGTCCAACGGTCAATTGCCTTGTCCGAAGCCAAACGGCCCGTCACTCCTTCAAGCAGAGTGAAGGGCTGTTTTTTTAGATTAAAGTATAGTTTTTCAAGAGCTGTCGGCAGACAGGGAGATATTGGGTGTTGATTGACAGCTGGGATATGCGGGTATAGTTATATAAATGGATTATTGATCATAAATAGGAGGGATTCAGAATGGCGCCGAAGGAACCAAGAGAACCGGTAGGAAACCGACCAAATCCGGATTCGCCTTATAAAGATACGTCAATCGATAAACTGATGGATGCAACACACGGCTTATTTGTAGATGCTAACGATGACGATGATCGGGAAAACCCGAACTCCAAGGATAAGCGGGATGATTTCTACAAACCGTTCCAGCACGAGCCAGGTACCGGAAGAGATGATACGCCGGCGGAAGATGAAGCGTTTGAAGACTTGGCTGACAGCAAACGCCATACAAAAGATACAGATGCGGATCGGGACAGAGATTACTGACCGACTTCCGGGAAACCGCAACATGACATGCAATTCACCTATAACCGCCCTCAATGAACTTAAATTGAGGGTGGTTATTTTGTGTGTAGTTCCATTCGTCTTCCAACCGAAGAAGGCACTTTCTGCTTTTTCATCCGCAAAAAGGATTTGCTTTATTAACTCTCACCAAGCCCTTCCTTCACCAGCCGGTTGATGATTTCCGCCATTTCTTTCGGGGATTTATCCATATCGTTATTGAGCCAGCGCTTAATGACGTGGATGCTGCCGCTGATGATGAACGTGCTGACATACTCATACAGGTCCTCGTCCAGTTCACTGCCCGGCGTCCAGTTCTTCATGAATGTCTGGTGGGCGAATGTCATCACTTTCTTTTGAAAACCGGTATCTTTCTTGTCATTGAGCAGGATGCGGCATACCTCTTTCTTGGAAGCGAAATAAGCCATCAGCTTCTCGATCATCTGCTGGTCGTCTTCCTGCCGTTCTTCGTATTGCGCCATATAAGCCGCCATATCCTCGATGATTTCTTCTTCGATCGTTTCCAGCAAGTCCAGTTGATCCCGGTAATGGGCATAGAATGTGGAGCGGTTGATGTCCGCTTGTTCGCATAATTCCTTGATCGTGATCGCGGTAATTTCCTTATCTTTAAGCAGCTCGATCAGGCTGTCTCTCAGCCGCATGCGCGTGTATTTTTTGCGCCGGTCCATTTTTGAACTTTCCATGACAGCCTTCCTTTCTTTTTTGGCGTTATCCGACAGATTCCTCCAAAGTGTCGGTGAACTTACAAACGGTGGGGAACTGTTTGTTGCTTATCCAACACGGTGTCCATATAATAAGCAGGTGGAAAATAAATAAAGCCGGTTGAGGTGAGTACCCATCATTATTACATCATGGATTACCCGATATAAAAAGTTTCTTGTGTTGTTATTCTCCATCCTGACCATTCTTGGAGCCATTGCTTTTACAATGGTACCAGTGAATTATGATATGAAGGATTATTTGCCTGAAGAAGCACAGTCGACAGAAGCGCTTGCAATCATGCAACGGGAATTCGGCGGCAGCGTGCCGACGAACCGGATCATGATGAACGAGTTGACGATCCAGGAAGCGCTCGCGTTCAAGGAACAACTGGCCGCAGTCGATGGCGTGTCAGATGTCACGTGGCTTGATGACGCAGTGGATTTAAGCGAGCCGCTCGAGATGGCGAACGCGGACACGGTCGACAATTACTACAAGGACGGCCTCGCATTATTCACGTTCAGTATCCAGGAAGGGGAGGAAGTGGTGGTCACCGATAGGCTGTATGAATTGATCGGTGAAGACAATGCCCTTGCCGGGGAAGCGCTCGATACGGCCACCCAGCAGAAAATGGCGGGTACGGAATCGATGTATGCCGCGGCGCTCCTTGTGCCGATCATCATCCTGATCCTCGTTCTGTCGACAACATCCTGGATTGAACCGGCGCTGTTTCTGACAGCGATCGGCGTATCGGTCCTCATCAATATGGGCACGAACATCTTTTTCGGAGAAGTATCGTTCGTGACGCAATCCGTCGCGCCGATTCTGCAGCTCGCGGTATCGCTCGATTATGCGATCTTCCTGCTGCACAGCTTTTCGGATTACCGGAAGAAAACGGTCGATCCCGAGGAAGCGATGCAGCTGGCAATGAATAAATCATTCCCGGCGATTACGGCAAGCGCCTCGACGACTTTCTTCGGATTTATCGCGCTGTCGTTCATGGATTTTGAAATCGGGGCGGATCTTGGCATTACGCTCGTCAAAGGGATTTTCCTGAGCTTCGTCAGCGTCATGGTATTCCTGCCGGCGCTGACATTGCTCGTGTATAAATGGATCGACAAGACGCAGCACCGGCCGCTCTTGCCGACGATTCCGAATAAAGGCCGCGTACTCACGAAATTGCGGGTGCCCGTGCTGATTCTGGTCGCGCTGATCGTCGTTCCGGCGTTTCTCGCCCAAAGCCAGACTTCCTTCATTTACGGCATCGGCGACCAGCCGGAAAACACGCGGGCCGGCAGCGACATTGCCGAAATCCGGGAGCATTTCGGCAAAAGCACACCGCTTGTCGTGCTCGTGCCGCGGGGCGATGTGGCAAGTGAAGAAGCGCTTGTGCAGGAACTTAGCACGTTGCCGGCAGTGTCGGACGTCGTGTCGTATGTCAGCACGGTCGGGGCCGCCATTCCGCCGGAAGCTGTCGGTGAAGACGTGACGGAGCAGTTCTATTCCGATAATTACAGCCGGCTGATCCTCCAGACGAATACGGAGACCGAAGGCGAGGAAGCGTTCGGCCTTATCGAAGAAGTCCACGAATTGGCGGGCGACTTCTACGGCAATGACGCGTACTTGCTCGGGGAAAGCGTCACGCTATACGATATTAGAAATACCGTGCAGGACGATAATACATTTGTGAATATGCTGACGCTTGTGACGATCTCATTCGTCCTGCTCATCACGTTCCGTTCGATCACGATCCCGCTGATTTTATTGCTGACGATTCAGACCTCGGTATGGATCAACCTGTCAGTGCCGTATTTCACGGATGCATCACTTGTCTATGTCGGCTATTTGCTCGTCAGCATCATCCAACTTGCGGCGACGGTCGATTATGCCATTCTGTTAACTGACACGTACAAAGAATACCGGCAGGAAATGCCGGCGCTTGCGGCCATGAAACGCACGCTCGATGAAAAGATTTTCTCGATCGGTATCTCGGCGGCCATCCTATCGAGTGTCGGGTTCATTTTATGGATCACGTCGACGAATCCGATCGTGTCATCCATCGGCCTGCTGCTCGGCCGGGGGGCATTGCTTGCGTTCGTGATGGTTGTGCTGCTCTTGCCTGCGTTGTTCATTGTGTTCGATAAAGTGGTGGAAAAAACGACGTGGAAAGCAAACTTCTATAAGAAGAAGGAGAACTGAGATGGGGAACATGAAAAAAGTACTGCCGGCAATGGCGGCGGCAGTCATCGCGGTACCGGGTCTGCAAGTATCTGCAGAGACGGATACCGGGGAATTTTCTTCTAAAGATGAAGTCGTCTACGCGAATTTGACTGCGACCGGTGATTTGATCGAAAGTTATGTTGTGAATATTTTCGAAGTCGAAGAAGCGGGGCTTATCACGGATTACGGTCCCTATGCGACCGTCCGGAACCTGACCGACACGTCCGCGATTCAGCAGGAAGGCGGGAAGGTTGAGTTCACGGCGCCGGAAGGGAAGTTTTATTATCAGGGTAACCTGGAGGAGCCGCTGCCCTGGGATATCGCGATCACGTATAAATTGGACGGGGAGGAAATCACACCGGACGAATTGGCGGGCCGCGATGGACATCTCCAGATTGTAATCGGAACGGAAGCGAACGAAGCGGTGAATCCCGTATTCTTCGAGAATTATTTGCTGCAGATCTCACTCGCTCTTGATACCGAGCTGTACCGCAACATCGAAGCGCCGGCCGGCATGATTGCCAATGCTGGACGTGACAGGCAAGTGACGTTCACGGTCATGCCGGAACAGGAAAAAGAAATGATTGTCGAAGCGGATGTCACGGACCTGGAATTTAGCGGTATCAGCTTGTCCGCGGTGCCGTCAACGCTGCCGATCGATGCGCCGGAACTCGGCGGCATGACCGGCGACATGCAGGAATTGACGGACGGTATTCTGAAAGTCCATAACGGTGTCGGTGGCTTGCAGGACGGCATCGCCTCGCTCAATGACGGTGTTGCGGAATTGCATAGCGGTTCTGCCGAGTACCGGGATGGTGTGACGTCACTGGCTGCTTCGTCCGGCGAACTGCTCGGTGCGTCCAATGAAATCGGTGACGCGCTCGAGTCGATGAACAATGCACTCAGCGGAGAACCGGCTGACATGGACCTCGGTCAATTGCAGGAATTGAGCGGCGGTCTGCGGGAAATTGCTGAGGGTCTGCGCGATACGGCAACAGGCCTCGATACGCTGAACAACAACCACCAGGCTGCCTATACTGCGCTGGATAATGCGATGACCGCCATTCCGGATTACGAGATCACAGAAGAACAGATCCAGGCGCTTTATGCGAGCGGCGCGGATGAAACGGTCATTGACCAGCTCACTGAAACGTATGCAGCAGCACAGGCGGCGAAAGAGACGTATGCAGCCGTAAGCGAAGCGTTCCAGGCGGTGAAAGGTACATTAAATGAAGTGTCCGGCTCGTTGACGGAAATGGCTGACAGCCTGGAAGAAATGGCAGATGGCCTGGCAGGATCACTTGAAGAACCCGGTGCCGGTGATCCATTCGCACAGCTGCAGAAAGGCATCAGTGAATTGACGGCGAATTACGGTGAATTCCACGCAGGCCTCTCGGAATACACAGGTGGTGTCGATCAGTTGGCAGGTTCCTATAAGGACTTGCACGCTGGCATCGGCCAACTGGAATCCGGCACAGGCGAACTGGAATCCGGTGCTTCCCGTCTCCACGAAGGCACCGGCGAACTGCAGGAAGCGACAAGCGATCTGCCGGGGCAGATGCAGCAGGAAGTCGACAGCATGATGGCCGAATACGACAAATCCGATTTCGAAGCGGAATCGTTCGTGTCAGCTAAAAATGACAATATCGGCTCCGTCCAGTTCATCATCCAGACGGAAAGCATTGAGCTGGAAGAAACTGAAGTGGCGGCAGAGCCGGTCAAAGTAGAGAAAACCTTCTGGACGCGACTGCTGGATCTCTTCAGCTGAAAACAGTCAGCAAATTATATAAGTTGAATTAAAGCATGGAATATTTATTAATCTCTTCGGCCGATCAGGGCATGGATGCGCCGGCGCTTCGCAGGCTGTAAGCGAATCAGCGAGTGTTGCGATTCCGCTGATTCCCTTTACGATAGAACACGGCTATGGAAGTCATTGCAATTTATATAGTAAGGCGTTTCCAGTAACCTGTGCGGTTAGCGGAAACGCCTTTTTGGTTTTCAGGATTTCGGTTTCAGTACGCCGGCTTTCACGAGATTGGTCAATGCGCCTTTGTTTTTGAAGCGAAAGTAGCCGCTGAGGCGATTCAGATCTTTTTGGGTCAGTTCTGCATAATCCTTCGTCAGTTCGTAATCAACTGATAATTTTTCGAGTAATTTCCGGGCATATTCAAGTTGTTTTTTGGTCAATGGTTTCTCATCGCTTGAATCAGTAGGAACCGGTGGTGGCGGGAAAATGGTTTGCTCGATCTCCGGTGTATATTTCCCTTCCCTTACCCAAGTGACATCTTCTTTCGTCAAAGCGAACCATTCACCTTCCAGGCGCTTATCTGCAAAGTGTTTATGAAACACTGCTTCCGCTTGGTGATGATCAGCGCATTTAATAAGAAAGACTAATTGGTTCTCAAAAGGAAGCTTTACACCAAAAACATTCATCCGTTTTTCAATATTTTTCGTTTTACCGATTTTAAATGTCCCGTTTAAGTACTCTTGGACAAAGTAAACATAGCCAGGGGCTTTTCCGTCCGGGAAGGGAGACTGGATGATGGCTTCTAATTCTTGCTGATTTGGTTCATATAAATACATTTTCGTTTGTGGCGGATTGGGCGGTGTCTCTACGGCCGATGTGCTATTTGCAGTGAACAGCTTGTTCAACACTTTCTTTAGCATGTTATCTGATGAACCTCCTTTGAATGATGTTATTATGTCCAGTATAAAGCAAGACAAGAAGAAATTGGTTATTTCAATAAAAGTCATAACTAAATATAAAAGCATTATTGAAAGCGAATTCAAATGCAACATGATGGACTGAATAGATTGCCATAGAGACGGCAAGATGGGAGGAGCGCACTGCTTCAACAGTGAGAGAACTTATCCAGGCTTAATCTCCCGGCTGGCAGGGAATAGGAAGACCGAACATTGAAGCCTCGGGTGCCATTAATTAAACGTGCTATTACTTTAATTCATTTATATAGAAGTACGACTTGCCAATTCAGATAGAAAGGAGGAGTTGTGATTATTGCACAGTTGATAACGAGCCGACCTGTAGCCTTGCTGACCGGTTCACTCGCTGCTATTGGAGGATACTGCGTTTATGTGAATCAAATTGAAAAGCGAAGTCTGCGAAGTAAGCTTGCAGAAATCGCGCTTGGAAAATCCCCTATCAAGAAAATACTGAGCGATCCCGATACGTTTCATCAGTTCATTGAAGCGAAGCGGGCACTGGTCTATAAATCCTATACTGTTCCGGATTCAGTGGACATGCGAGCAAGTACCCGAAAGGCGGAAACTGAAGAGATGCCGGTTTATTTGCTGGGATCGCATGACGGACAGGCGGCTTTTAGCAGTGAGTGGCATGTGTTCTATTTGCATGGCGGCGGATATGTGCTGCACCCGAGTAAAATTGGCTGGCGTTTCTTCAATAAACTGGTGGGGCAAACCGGCTGGAATGTCACAGTTCCTATATACCCGACAGTACCTAATCACCATTACGAAGAAAGTTTCCGGAAAGTTCTTGTTCAGTACAAGAAATTGCTGCAGGAAGTGCCGACGGAAAAAATCGTGCTGATGGGTGATTCTGCGGGCGGCGGGTTCGCGCTCGCACTGGCACAGATGCTGAGAGAAGAAGGGCTGCCGCAGCCGGGCAATTTGGTGCTTTTGTCTCCTTGGCTTGATGTGACCATGAGTGATCTGAGGCAAGAAGAGCTGGAAAAAACGGATCCCATACTTGCCCGGTATGGGGGAAGGAAACTCGGGGAGTTGTGGGCGGGACCGCGGCACGATCCCAGGAATCCATTTGTCAGTCCAATTAACGGAAATCTTCACGGACTGGCCCCGATTACAGTGTTCACCGGCACGCACGATTTATTGCTGACCGACGCAAGAAATTTGAAGAACCGGATGACAGAAGAAGGAATAGATCTCCGCTATTTCGAATACCCGCGGATGAATCACGCGTTTATGCTTTATCCGATCCCCGAAGCTGACGCGGCGATCAGTCAGCTGATATCAGCGGTGGAGTTCCAGGTTGGCATCTTGAACTCCACATAAATGATTGACACTGCCATAGACAAAACGATAGGCCTTCCATGGAATCCACTTTTCCATGGAAGGCTTTTTAGAGAGAAGAGAAAGAGGCGTTAAGTTGAATTCATAAAACCTTCTACTAAGTCTGATTATTTTGTGATAAGGTAGGAAAAAGCTAGTTGTGTAGGTCCCTGTGTCAAAAACAATTCATGTCCATTGCATGCGAAAAAGTAGAAGCCATGAATAGCAACGGGTACTGACTGCCGATTTTGTAAGTTTATAGAGAATAATAAGCAGTCATAATTGTTTCTGACACAGGGAGAGAAAAAAAGAGATTGGAGTGCTGTGGATGGCGCAGATGTTGGCAATATCGATTTTACTATTGGCTTTATACATAGGTGAAGTAATTTCAGCGCGCACGAAGGCGTGGATTCCTTCCATTTTTGTCAGTGGGGTACTTTTCCTGCTGGGCTATTGGACGTTTTTCCCACCGGATATCGTCGCAATTGCGGGGATTCCTGCGGCTGTGGCCGTCCTGCTTATTTACTTGCTGATTGTAAATATGGGAACGTTATTATCATTGCAGGAACTCAAAAGACAATGGCGGACGATTTTGATCGCTATATCAGGGATTCTTGGGATAGTGGCTGCCTTATTTACAATCGGTCTGCTGCTGTTTGATTTCCAGACGATTGCGGTCGCGATTCCGCCGTTGGTCGGCGGGCTCGTTTCCGCATTGATCATGTCGGAAGGAGCGACTGCGGCAGGATTGCCGACGCTGGCGGTTTTTGCGGTTGTTATTTACGTTATCCAAGGATTTGCGGGCTATCCGTTAACTTCGATTATGCTGAAACGGGAAGGCCGGAATCTGCTGCAGAAGTACCGCAACGACGATTTACCCGAGCAGAAACTGGCTTCGGATGGACCGGCGGATCCGGCGGAAGAGAACAACGAACCGAGAATGTTCGCTAAGATGCCGGAAAAGTACAACACGGATTTTTTCAAGTTTTTCCGGCTCGCTGTGGTGGGGTACCTGGCTTATTTGACGTCTGTCTGGGTGGCGCCATTGTTCGAAATCAGTCCATTTGTATTGTGCCTGCTATTCGGCATAATCGCCAGAAGTATCGGGTTCCTCGAACGGCACCCGCTGATGAAAGCGAATGGGTTTGGATTTGCGATCGCAGGCCTGTTGCTGTTCGTCTTTGACGGGTTGAAAAATGCGACGCCTGAAATGATGCTTGAACTTCTTTATCCGCTCTTTGCCTGCATCATCATCGGTGTCGCAGGCATGTACATCTTCTCGTTTATAATCGGGAAAGTCCTGAAAGTCAGCAAAGAAATGGCTTTCGCTGTTTCGCTCACCGCGCTTTACGGATTTCCGGCGGATTACATCATTACTGTGGAAGTCATCGATTCATTGACAAAAGATGAAAAAGAACGGGAAGTGCTGACAAGCTATATGCTGCCGCCGATGCTTGTCGGCGGGTTCATCACCGTTACCATCGTTTCTGTCATTCTGGCCGGGATTTTCGTTGGGTTTTTGTAAAGGCAGTGAACGCTGCATGAAACTGAAGGAGGAATTGAAGTGACGACTAAATGGGAAAATATCACGCTCTATACAGGGCGGGGAGAAAAATTGAAGCAATCAGCGATCATCATAGAAAACGGTCAAATTCTGGCGGTAGGTGATGAAGCGGTCCAAATGGATGCGGAGGCAACCGTGGACGGCAGCGGAAAAACAGTTCTGCCGGGCTTATTCGATATGCATGTCCATCTCGGCATGGACGGCGACGCGGATCCTTTTGCGCAAATTGCAAAAGATTCACAGGCAACAGCTGCATACCGTCATTACGTCAATGGCCAAAAGCAATTGAAATCCGGTGTGACAAGTGTCCGGAATCTTGGATCTCGCTGGCATATCGATCTTGAATTCCGCAACGCTGTAGCATCCGGTCTCATGGCGGGTCCCACTGTCTACGGTTCCGGGCAGCCGATCGTGATGACCGGCGGACACGGTTATCCGTTTGCAACAGAAGCGGATGGCGAGGACGAAGTGCGAAAAGCGGCAAGGGCAACGTTGAAAGCCGGCGCTGATGTGCTGAAACTGATGGCGACAGGCGGAGTGATGACGCCCGGTGTGGATCCGGGGTCTCCGCAGTTGTCAGAAAAAGAAATGCGCGCCGCCATTGAAGAGGCAAGCCATGCCGGAAAAACAACCGCTTCCCACGCGCAAGGGACAGCGGGTATTCAAAATGCTGTGCGGGCCGGCATCACGACGATTGAACACGGCATCTTCCTCGATGATGAGACCATTGAACTCATGCTGAAATACGATACGGTGCTCGTCCCGACACTCGCTGCTCCTTACTACATCGTCAAGAACGCAAAGTCCGGTGCCATTCCGCCGCATGCCGTGAAAAAAGCGGTCTATTGCTATGAAGTGCATAAAGAAAGCTTCCGGAAAGCTGTCAAAGCCGGTGTGAAAATCGCTGCCGGCACAGACGCAGGCACGCCTTTCAATCTGCATGGCGACTTTGCAAAAGAACTGGAACTTATGCGGGCGGGCGGAATGAAAGTCCGGGATATTATCACGTCAGCCACATACCATGCAGCTGAAACGCTCGATGTTCAAGATCATACCGGCTCGCT
Above is a genomic segment from Planococcus lenghuensis containing:
- a CDS encoding YhgE/Pip domain-containing protein, producing the protein MGNMKKVLPAMAAAVIAVPGLQVSAETDTGEFSSKDEVVYANLTATGDLIESYVVNIFEVEEAGLITDYGPYATVRNLTDTSAIQQEGGKVEFTAPEGKFYYQGNLEEPLPWDIAITYKLDGEEITPDELAGRDGHLQIVIGTEANEAVNPVFFENYLLQISLALDTELYRNIEAPAGMIANAGRDRQVTFTVMPEQEKEMIVEADVTDLEFSGISLSAVPSTLPIDAPELGGMTGDMQELTDGILKVHNGVGGLQDGIASLNDGVAELHSGSAEYRDGVTSLAASSGELLGASNEIGDALESMNNALSGEPADMDLGQLQELSGGLREIAEGLRDTATGLDTLNNNHQAAYTALDNAMTAIPDYEITEEQIQALYASGADETVIDQLTETYAAAQAAKETYAAVSEAFQAVKGTLNEVSGSLTEMADSLEEMADGLAGSLEEPGAGDPFAQLQKGISELTANYGEFHAGLSEYTGGVDQLAGSYKDLHAGIGQLESGTGELESGASRLHEGTGELQEATSDLPGQMQQEVDSMMAEYDKSDFEAESFVSAKNDNIGSVQFIIQTESIELEETEVAAEPVKVEKTFWTRLLDLFS
- a CDS encoding TetR/AcrR family transcriptional regulator produces the protein MESSKMDRRKKYTRMRLRDSLIELLKDKEITAITIKELCEQADINRSTFYAHYRDQLDLLETIEEEIIEDMAAYMAQYEERQEDDQQMIEKLMAYFASKKEVCRILLNDKKDTGFQKKVMTFAHQTFMKNWTPGSELDEDLYEYVSTFIISGSIHVIKRWLNNDMDKSPKEMAEIINRLVKEGLGES
- a CDS encoding efflux RND transporter permease subunit; the encoded protein is MKDYLPEEAQSTEALAIMQREFGGSVPTNRIMMNELTIQEALAFKEQLAAVDGVSDVTWLDDAVDLSEPLEMANADTVDNYYKDGLALFTFSIQEGEEVVVTDRLYELIGEDNALAGEALDTATQQKMAGTESMYAAALLVPIIILILVLSTTSWIEPALFLTAIGVSVLINMGTNIFFGEVSFVTQSVAPILQLAVSLDYAIFLLHSFSDYRKKTVDPEEAMQLAMNKSFPAITASASTTFFGFIALSFMDFEIGADLGITLVKGIFLSFVSVMVFLPALTLLVYKWIDKTQHRPLLPTIPNKGRVLTKLRVPVLILVALIVVPAFLAQSQTSFIYGIGDQPENTRAGSDIAEIREHFGKSTPLVVLVPRGDVASEEALVQELSTLPAVSDVVSYVSTVGAAIPPEAVGEDVTEQFYSDNYSRLILQTNTETEGEEAFGLIEEVHELAGDFYGNDAYLLGESVTLYDIRNTVQDDNTFVNMLTLVTISFVLLITFRSITIPLILLLTIQTSVWINLSVPYFTDASLVYVGYLLVSIIQLAATVDYAILLTDTYKEYRQEMPALAAMKRTLDEKIFSIGISAAILSSVGFILWITSTNPIVSSIGLLLGRGALLAFVMVVLLLPALFIVFDKVVEKTTWKANFYKKKEN
- a CDS encoding GIY-YIG nuclease family protein; this translates as MLKKVLNKLFTANSTSAVETPPNPPQTKMYLYEPNQQELEAIIQSPFPDGKAPGYVYFVQEYLNGTFKIGKTKNIEKRMNVFGVKLPFENQLVFLIKCADHHQAEAVFHKHFADKRLEGEWFALTKEDVTWVREGKYTPEIEQTIFPPPPVPTDSSDEKPLTKKQLEYARKLLEKLSVDYELTKDYAELTQKDLNRLSGYFRFKNKGALTNLVKAGVLKPKS
- a CDS encoding M3 family oligoendopeptidase produces the protein MMEQTIYQNWELDSLYDGGSRSERLKKLMKELRTKIPILQEALKSVGEDQDQLADILTGVQFVQAGWEEVDDFLICAYSDNVEDREAVNLMDESGIIRSELNTLQAELDQVLAAIPEAAWLEFTGRDDVAPLSFYLSECRERVQERLPLEQEKVISALAVNGFDGWEQLHGQLLTQLKFPLPQDGETEAVSVGQAYMQAMFANDRSVRQQTAAIMREVCASRSDLYASVLNRIAGFRLDVYRQRGWDNLLKELLEQNRIQEESLQAMLAAIQRNSDCIRTYLKRKAEVDGLDRLAWYDLAAPSFKTEETVPYEEAVRIITNQFHRFSPKLGEFADYAFTARWIEAENRKGKGEGGFCASLPLSKESRIFLTYRDTYQDVIVIAHELGHAYHNFILHEEPAFARAKGTSVAETASTFLENLVLDAAIDGVESDREKLALLEMKISNAIQYAGMLPNVFRFEQKLYEKRKAGLVSVEEIRQLLKAEENTLYEGIVEDLNDHIWMYTSHFYDTKTPFYNIPYTIGYLFSNGIYSLAKEKGTAFVDRYDELLRHSGRMTMEQLAMEYLGEDLTQPAFWDKALRPVQEAVAEYIRLTDKLQP
- a CDS encoding alpha/beta hydrolase fold domain-containing protein, with translation MIIAQLITSRPVALLTGSLAAIGGYCVYVNQIEKRSLRSKLAEIALGKSPIKKILSDPDTFHQFIEAKRALVYKSYTVPDSVDMRASTRKAETEEMPVYLLGSHDGQAAFSSEWHVFYLHGGGYVLHPSKIGWRFFNKLVGQTGWNVTVPIYPTVPNHHYEESFRKVLVQYKKLLQEVPTEKIVLMGDSAGGGFALALAQMLREEGLPQPGNLVLLSPWLDVTMSDLRQEELEKTDPILARYGGRKLGELWAGPRHDPRNPFVSPINGNLHGLAPITVFTGTHDLLLTDARNLKNRMTEEGIDLRYFEYPRMNHAFMLYPIPEADAAISQLISAVEFQVGILNST
- a CDS encoding metal-dependent hydrolase family protein — its product is MTTKWENITLYTGRGEKLKQSAIIIENGQILAVGDEAVQMDAEATVDGSGKTVLPGLFDMHVHLGMDGDADPFAQIAKDSQATAAYRHYVNGQKQLKSGVTSVRNLGSRWHIDLEFRNAVASGLMAGPTVYGSGQPIVMTGGHGYPFATEADGEDEVRKAARATLKAGADVLKLMATGGVMTPGVDPGSPQLSEKEMRAAIEEASHAGKTTASHAQGTAGIQNAVRAGITTIEHGIFLDDETIELMLKYDTVLVPTLAAPYYIVKNAKSGAIPPHAVKKAVYCYEVHKESFRKAVKAGVKIAAGTDAGTPFNLHGDFAKELELMRAGGMKVRDIITSATYHAAETLDVQDHTGSLEKGKTADFVVLNADPENDINAFRDIYAVYKGGDAV